Proteins from a genomic interval of Rosa chinensis cultivar Old Blush chromosome 2, RchiOBHm-V2, whole genome shotgun sequence:
- the LOC112185399 gene encoding stress-induced protein KIN2 produces MDNSQNAGYQAGQAKGQAQEKASNLMDSASNAAQSAKESAQNAGQQMQQKAQGAADSVRNAMGGNK; encoded by the exons ATGGACAACTCCCAAAATGCAGGCTACCAAGCTGGCCAGGCCAAGGGCCAAGCTCAG GAAAAGGCCAGCAACTTGATGGACTCGGCCAGCAATGCTGCCCAATCTGCTAAGGAATCAGCCCAAAAT GCTGGTCAGCAAATGCAGCAAAAGGCACAGGGAGCTGCTGATTCAGTCAGGAATGCAATGGGAGGCAACAAATGA
- the LOC112183358 gene encoding stress-induced protein KIN2 — MDNSQRASHQAGQAKGQAQEKASNMMDSASNAAQSAKESAQNAGQQMQQKAQGAAESVRDAMGGNK, encoded by the exons ATGGACAACTCCCAAAGAGCTTCTCATCAAGCTGGCCAGGCCAAGGGCCAAGCTCAG GAAAAGGCCAGCAACATGATGGACTCGGCCAGCAATGCTGCCCAATCTGCCAAGGAATCAGCTCAAAAT GCTGGTCAGCAAATGCAGCAAAAGGCACAGGGAGCTGCTGAATCAGTCAGGGATGCAATGGGAGGCAACAAATGA